Proteins from a single region of Hymenobacter aquaticus:
- a CDS encoding glycosyltransferase encodes MTSTSSARLLSASERSVYEAVPRLHVAPAPAPQLRAVVIIPVKDEADNLPHTLQALADQLDLQGRPLAPELFEIIVLANNCHDQSAAVARRFARAHPHLALHVAEITLPPAYANIGWARRLLMDEACRRLEVVGCPGGFIASTDGDTRVAPTWLALTQAELLTHQVAAVTGRILAGSRNTGSSGRRHHLRDTAYRLLCARLEAELDPCPNDPWPRHHQHFGASFAITVAAYRRVGGLPTVPYLEDQALYQALQRHDLRVRHSPSVRVFTSDRHEGRVAVGLSWQLREWELLSARQQEPLVPGAACLVATLTLRRQLRHLWQEQQATGLPEVLLSEPSPQLVRTAQELNVSVVSLLLRLRHAPFGELWHWVEQEVLTHSGWTQRWAALPLSQALLGLRQKLAAVRAGA; translated from the coding sequence ATGACGTCTACTTCTTCCGCCCGCCTGCTGTCAGCCTCTGAGCGTTCCGTTTATGAGGCTGTGCCCCGGCTGCACGTGGCCCCTGCGCCCGCCCCGCAGCTGCGGGCCGTCGTGATTATCCCGGTTAAGGATGAGGCCGACAACCTGCCCCATACTTTGCAGGCGCTGGCCGATCAGCTCGACTTGCAGGGGCGGCCCCTGGCGCCGGAGCTGTTCGAAATTATTGTGCTGGCCAACAACTGCCACGACCAGAGTGCCGCCGTAGCGCGCCGCTTTGCCCGGGCGCATCCGCACCTAGCCTTGCACGTGGCAGAAATAACGCTGCCGCCGGCCTACGCCAACATCGGCTGGGCGCGCCGCCTGCTGATGGATGAGGCCTGCCGCCGCCTGGAAGTGGTGGGCTGCCCCGGAGGCTTTATTGCCAGCACCGACGGCGACACTCGCGTAGCGCCTACCTGGCTGGCCCTCACCCAGGCCGAGCTGCTGACGCATCAGGTGGCCGCCGTCACCGGGCGTATCCTGGCCGGTAGCCGCAATACGGGTAGCAGCGGACGGCGCCACCACCTGCGCGACACGGCCTACCGGTTGCTGTGTGCCCGCCTGGAAGCCGAGCTGGACCCTTGTCCCAACGACCCCTGGCCGCGCCATCATCAGCACTTCGGGGCCAGCTTTGCCATTACCGTGGCCGCTTACCGCCGGGTGGGAGGCTTGCCCACGGTACCGTATCTGGAAGATCAGGCGCTGTACCAAGCCTTGCAGCGCCACGACCTGCGGGTGCGGCACAGCCCAAGCGTGCGGGTATTCACCTCCGACCGTCACGAAGGCCGCGTGGCCGTGGGCCTGTCGTGGCAGCTGCGCGAGTGGGAGCTGCTCAGTGCCCGGCAGCAGGAACCGTTGGTGCCCGGGGCCGCCTGCCTGGTTGCTACGCTTACGCTGCGGCGGCAGCTGCGCCACTTGTGGCAGGAGCAGCAGGCTACCGGGCTGCCTGAGGTCCTGTTGTCGGAGCCCAGCCCGCAGCTGGTGCGCACTGCCCAGGAGCTGAATGTGTCGGTGGTGTCGTTGCTGCTGCGCCTGCGCCATGCTCCCTTCGGGGAGTTGTGGCACTGGGTCGAGCAGGAAGTACTGACCCACAGTGGCTGGACCCAGCGGTGGGCGGCTCTGCCCCTGAGTCAGGCTCTGCTGGGGCTGCGGCAGAAGCTAGCGGCCGTCAGAGCAGGGGCCTAG
- a CDS encoding PIG-L deacetylase family protein — translation MCEATFSFDALPSRPAGYAATLGHTLVVIPHPDDESLGCGGLLALLRQAGQPVSAVLVSDGTMSHPNSRRFPAAARQALREQELREALEILGVETADTLYMQLPDGAVPTVDQPGFAAAANQLQAYLTRQRPTTLLVPWRRDPHPDHRATSQLVQAALAALPAKPRILEYVVWAWERAAAADLPQPGEVHGWQLDIAPVLAQKQRAIASHRSQLTNLIDDDPNGFQLSGSMLAHFARPFEVYLESEPVAPETAQPLLRTSAEPNFLL, via the coding sequence ATGTGTGAGGCCACTTTCTCGTTTGATGCCCTACCCAGCCGGCCGGCCGGCTACGCCGCCACGCTGGGCCACACCCTCGTTGTCATTCCCCACCCCGACGATGAGTCCTTGGGCTGCGGCGGGCTACTGGCCCTGCTGCGCCAGGCCGGGCAGCCCGTCAGTGCGGTGCTGGTGAGCGACGGGACCATGTCGCACCCCAACTCCCGGAGATTTCCGGCGGCGGCCCGGCAGGCGCTGCGGGAGCAGGAACTGCGGGAAGCACTGGAAATTCTGGGCGTGGAAACGGCCGACACCTTATATATGCAGCTGCCCGATGGCGCCGTTCCAACCGTGGACCAGCCGGGGTTTGCGGCAGCGGCCAACCAGCTGCAGGCATATCTTACCCGGCAGCGCCCCACGACCCTGCTAGTGCCGTGGCGGCGCGACCCCCACCCCGACCACCGGGCAACCAGCCAACTGGTGCAGGCGGCCCTGGCGGCGCTGCCAGCAAAGCCGCGAATACTGGAGTACGTAGTATGGGCCTGGGAACGGGCCGCGGCGGCCGACCTGCCTCAGCCGGGGGAAGTGCACGGCTGGCAGCTCGACATTGCGCCGGTACTCGCCCAGAAGCAGCGGGCCATAGCCTCTCACCGCTCCCAGCTGACCAACCTGATTGATGATGACCCGAATGGCTTCCAGCTTTCCGGGTCGATGCTGGCTCACTTTGCCCGGCCGTTTGAGGTGTACCTGGAATCGGAGCCGGTAGCGCCGGAAACCGCCCAGCCGCTTTTAAGAACCTCTGCCGAACCCAATTTTCTGCTATGA
- a CDS encoding rod shape-determining protein, whose amino-acid sequence MGFFNFLTSDIAIDLGTANTLIIHNDIIVVDEPSIIAKDRTTNKVIAVGRQAQQMHEKTHDNIKTIRPLKDGVIADFHAAEEMIKGMIKMIDTRRRLFQPSHRMVICIPSGITEVEKRAVRDSAEHAGAKEVWMIQEPMAAAIGIGIDVEQPIGSMIIDIGGGTTEIAVIALSGIVCDQSIKTAGDVFNQDILDYMRRQHNLLIGERSAERIKIEVGAALTELDVTPPDFEVRGRDLMTGIPKVIKVTSSEIAIALDKSVAKIEEAVLKALEISPPELSADIYENGIHLTGGGALLRGLDKRLAVKTKLPIHIAEDPLRAVVRGTGKAIKDIQAFKGVLLT is encoded by the coding sequence ATGGGTTTCTTCAACTTCCTTACCAGCGACATCGCCATTGACCTGGGGACGGCCAATACGCTCATTATCCACAACGATATCATCGTGGTGGATGAGCCGAGCATCATCGCCAAAGACCGTACAACCAATAAAGTAATTGCCGTGGGCCGGCAAGCGCAGCAAATGCACGAAAAGACCCACGACAACATCAAAACCATCCGGCCCCTGAAGGACGGCGTCATTGCCGACTTCCACGCCGCCGAGGAAATGATTAAGGGCATGATTAAGATGATTGACACCCGTCGTCGTCTGTTTCAGCCCTCACACCGCATGGTTATCTGCATTCCTTCGGGCATCACCGAGGTAGAGAAACGCGCCGTGCGTGACTCCGCCGAGCACGCCGGGGCCAAGGAGGTGTGGATGATTCAGGAGCCCATGGCCGCCGCCATCGGCATCGGCATCGACGTGGAGCAGCCCATCGGCTCGATGATTATCGACATCGGGGGCGGCACCACCGAAATTGCGGTTATTGCCCTGTCGGGTATCGTCTGCGACCAGTCCATCAAAACGGCCGGGGACGTGTTCAACCAGGACATTCTGGACTACATGCGCCGGCAGCACAACCTGCTGATTGGCGAACGGAGCGCCGAGCGGATCAAAATCGAAGTCGGCGCGGCCCTGACCGAGCTCGACGTGACCCCGCCCGACTTCGAAGTGCGCGGCCGGGACCTGATGACCGGCATTCCCAAGGTTATCAAGGTCACGTCCTCGGAAATTGCCATTGCCCTGGATAAGTCGGTAGCCAAAATCGAGGAAGCCGTCCTGAAAGCCCTGGAGATTTCGCCGCCCGAATTGTCGGCCGACATCTACGAAAACGGCATTCATCTGACCGGCGGCGGGGCCCTGCTGCGCGGCCTCGACAAGCGCCTGGCCGTAAAAACCAAGCTGCCGATTCACATTGCCGAAGACCCCTTGCGCGCCGTGGTGCGCGGTACGGGCAAGGCCATCAAGGACATTCAGGCCTTCAAAGGCGTACTCTTAACGTAA
- the purH gene encoding bifunctional phosphoribosylaminoimidazolecarboxamide formyltransferase/IMP cyclohydrolase, whose amino-acid sequence MSQPIRSALVSVYYKDRLEPLVALLKEHGVKLYSTGGTLKFIQDLGTEVTAVESLTGFPEVFGGRVKTLHPKVFGGILHRRHEASDLAQAEQHDIPPIDLVIVDLYPFEETVASGADEADVIEKIDIGGISLLRAAAKNYRDVLVVSSRNQYEAVTELLREKNGATDLADRRHYAAAAFEATSHYDTHIFNYLSQGTAVAGTALKVSEKPATSLRYGENPHQAGTFYGDLSALFDQLHGKQLSYNNLVDVDAAVLLMQEFQDGQPACAILKHTNACGIAQAGTLHEAYVNALACDPVSAFGGVIIVNQPVDAATAEELNKLFFEVLIAPEFAPEALPILQSKKNRILLRQKPVEFPKKQVKTLLNGVIEQDFDRQTETAADFKVVTQSVPTAEETEALVFAAKVCKHTKSNTIVLARAGQLLASGVGQTSRVDALRQAIEKAKSFGFDLQGAVMASDAFFPFPDCVEIAGAAGIRAVVQPGGSIKDADSIAACDQLGMAMVMTGVRHFKH is encoded by the coding sequence ATGTCGCAGCCCATTCGCTCCGCCCTCGTTTCCGTCTATTACAAAGACCGTTTGGAGCCGCTGGTGGCGCTTCTGAAAGAGCACGGAGTGAAGCTGTACTCGACGGGCGGCACGCTGAAGTTTATTCAGGATCTGGGCACTGAGGTAACCGCCGTGGAAAGCCTGACGGGTTTCCCGGAAGTGTTCGGCGGCCGGGTTAAAACCTTGCACCCGAAGGTGTTCGGCGGCATCCTGCACCGCCGCCACGAGGCCAGTGACCTGGCCCAGGCCGAGCAGCACGACATTCCGCCCATCGACCTGGTGATTGTGGACTTGTACCCCTTCGAGGAAACCGTGGCCTCGGGCGCCGACGAAGCCGATGTCATCGAGAAAATTGACATTGGCGGCATTTCCCTGCTGCGGGCTGCGGCCAAAAACTACCGCGACGTGCTGGTTGTCAGCAGCCGCAACCAGTACGAGGCCGTGACGGAGCTGCTGCGCGAGAAAAACGGCGCCACCGACTTGGCGGACCGCCGCCACTACGCCGCCGCCGCCTTCGAGGCCACGTCCCACTACGACACCCATATTTTCAACTACCTCAGCCAGGGTACGGCCGTGGCCGGCACCGCCCTGAAAGTCAGTGAGAAGCCCGCCACCAGCCTGCGCTACGGCGAAAACCCCCACCAGGCCGGCACCTTCTACGGCGACCTGTCGGCCCTGTTCGACCAGCTCCACGGTAAGCAGCTCAGCTACAACAACCTCGTGGACGTGGACGCGGCGGTGCTGCTGATGCAGGAGTTTCAGGACGGGCAGCCCGCCTGCGCCATCCTCAAGCACACCAACGCCTGCGGCATTGCCCAGGCCGGCACGCTGCACGAAGCCTACGTCAACGCCCTGGCCTGCGACCCGGTATCGGCTTTCGGCGGGGTGATTATCGTGAACCAGCCCGTAGACGCGGCCACCGCCGAGGAGCTCAACAAGCTGTTCTTCGAAGTGCTGATTGCCCCGGAGTTTGCCCCCGAGGCTCTGCCCATTCTGCAAAGCAAGAAAAACCGCATTCTGCTGCGCCAGAAGCCGGTGGAGTTTCCCAAAAAGCAGGTAAAAACGCTGCTCAACGGCGTTATTGAGCAGGACTTCGACCGGCAGACCGAAACGGCGGCCGACTTTAAAGTCGTAACCCAGTCGGTGCCCACGGCCGAGGAAACCGAGGCGCTGGTCTTCGCCGCCAAGGTCTGCAAGCACACCAAGAGCAACACCATCGTGCTGGCCCGGGCCGGGCAGCTGCTGGCTTCGGGCGTGGGCCAGACCTCCCGCGTGGATGCCCTGCGCCAGGCCATTGAGAAAGCCAAGTCCTTCGGCTTCGACCTACAAGGTGCCGTTATGGCCTCCGACGCCTTTTTCCCTTTCCCCGACTGCGTCGAAATTGCCGGTGCCGCCGGTATTCGGGCCGTGGTGCAGCCCGGCGGCTCCATCAAGGATGCCGACAGCATTGCCGCCTGCGACCAGCTCGGCATGGCCATGGTCATGACCGGCGTGCGCCATTTCAAGCATTAG
- a CDS encoding class I SAM-dependent DNA methyltransferase, whose translation MNPAQPHTLPPSYFDAVYQANEDPWHFETSPYEHEKYAATVAALPRPRYAQAFEVGCSLGVLTEQLASRCGYLLAIDVAQAPLEKSRRRCAYLPQVEFEQRRLPEEFPASARFDLVVLSEVGYYWSKPDLALVADQLLEALEPGGHLLLVHWTPPVHDYPLTGDEVHDFFLARAHAGGPLRHMHGFRRETYRLDLLERS comes from the coding sequence ATGAACCCCGCCCAGCCCCATACGCTGCCGCCCAGCTACTTCGACGCCGTGTACCAGGCCAATGAGGACCCCTGGCACTTTGAAACCAGCCCCTACGAACACGAAAAGTACGCGGCTACGGTAGCGGCCCTGCCCCGGCCGCGCTACGCCCAAGCCTTCGAAGTGGGCTGCTCCCTGGGCGTGCTGACCGAGCAGCTGGCCAGTCGGTGCGGCTACCTATTGGCCATCGACGTGGCCCAGGCACCCCTGGAAAAATCCCGGCGGCGCTGCGCCTACTTACCTCAGGTCGAGTTTGAGCAGCGGCGCCTGCCCGAAGAGTTTCCGGCCTCAGCCCGCTTCGACCTGGTGGTTCTTTCGGAAGTAGGCTACTATTGGTCGAAGCCGGATTTGGCCCTGGTAGCCGACCAGCTCCTCGAAGCCCTGGAGCCCGGCGGCCACCTGCTGCTGGTGCACTGGACCCCGCCCGTGCACGATTACCCGCTGACGGGCGACGAAGTGCACGACTTTTTTCTGGCGCGGGCGCACGCCGGTGGGCCATTACGCCACATGCACGGCTTCCGCCGGGAAACCTACCGCCTCGACCTGCTGGAACGAAGCTAG
- a CDS encoding acyl-CoA dehydrogenase family protein, whose protein sequence is MAVYDATMPAPADFSPALAEAPEAAAARLAGRLAAQAAATDQEGGFPTQEFQWLRAAGLLAAPLASALGGADLMVPAHTLALLRTLKHIGRGNLAVGRVFEGHANALQLLQRYGRPEQIRRWAADVHVGHLFGVWNTEAQDGVQLEPLPEGRYRLRGSKTFGSGAGHLTRPLITGRLPDGGWQMFILPIDQQPTTLDTSFWRPLGMRATASFKVDLTGAEIGPEDVLGQAGAYYQQPAFSGGAIRFAAVQLGAAEAVFDETRRFLRDLGRTDDPYQRMRLGELAVLIEGGNLWLRGAADHAARPAADADAEATVAYANLMRTAIEDICLKVLQLAERCVGARGLLRPEPFERLHRDLTHYLRQPAPDAAVADAGRYVLQQSAAAFSLWNHV, encoded by the coding sequence ATGGCTGTTTACGACGCCACCATGCCCGCCCCGGCCGATTTTTCTCCGGCTTTGGCCGAGGCTCCCGAAGCGGCGGCGGCCCGCCTGGCCGGTCGCCTGGCCGCGCAGGCCGCCGCCACCGACCAGGAAGGCGGCTTCCCGACGCAGGAGTTTCAGTGGCTGCGGGCGGCGGGCTTGCTGGCCGCGCCCCTGGCCTCGGCGCTGGGCGGCGCCGATCTGATGGTGCCGGCGCATACCCTGGCGCTGCTGCGCACGCTCAAGCACATTGGCCGGGGCAACCTGGCAGTAGGCCGCGTATTTGAGGGCCACGCCAACGCCTTGCAGCTGCTGCAACGCTACGGCCGGCCCGAGCAAATCCGCCGCTGGGCCGCCGACGTGCACGTCGGGCACTTGTTTGGCGTCTGGAACACCGAGGCCCAGGACGGCGTGCAGCTGGAGCCCCTGCCCGAGGGGCGCTACCGCCTGCGGGGCAGCAAAACGTTCGGCTCCGGAGCCGGCCACCTCACCCGCCCGCTCATCACCGGCCGGCTGCCCGACGGAGGCTGGCAAATGTTCATTCTGCCCATCGACCAGCAGCCGACCACCCTGGATACCAGCTTCTGGCGGCCGCTGGGCATGCGGGCCACGGCCAGCTTTAAGGTTGACCTGACGGGCGCCGAAATCGGGCCGGAGGACGTGCTGGGCCAGGCCGGCGCCTACTACCAGCAGCCGGCGTTTAGTGGCGGGGCCATTCGGTTTGCGGCCGTGCAGCTGGGCGCGGCCGAAGCCGTGTTCGACGAAACCCGCCGCTTCCTGCGCGACCTGGGCCGCACCGACGACCCCTACCAGCGCATGCGCCTGGGCGAACTGGCCGTGCTGATCGAGGGCGGCAACCTGTGGCTGCGCGGGGCCGCCGACCACGCCGCCCGCCCCGCCGCCGACGCCGACGCCGAAGCCACCGTGGCCTATGCCAACCTGATGCGCACGGCCATTGAAGACATTTGCCTGAAGGTGCTGCAGCTGGCCGAGCGGTGCGTGGGAGCCCGCGGCCTGCTGCGGCCCGAGCCCTTCGAGCGCCTCCACCGCGACCTGACCCACTACCTGCGCCAGCCCGCCCCCGATGCCGCCGTGGCCGATGCCGGCCGGTATGTACTACAGCAGTCGGCGGCGGCTTTTTCGCTCTGGAACCATGTGTGA